The Endozoicomonas sp. 4G DNA segment GGTTTGTACCTCCTGTTGGCATTATTGTGGCTGCGGTCACCAGTCCGGGTATGGGCTTTGAGCCTCTGGTCCAGGCGTTGTTTATTTTTGGCGTGTGCTGCTATTTCGTGAAGCTGCCCGTTATGTTTTATCGCCTGATGTTCAAGAACACTATTCCTGATGCGGCGCTGCCTACTTTTGCCATTATGGGGGCACCCGCCAGTCTGTCTCTGGCAGGTTATCTGACCATCACGGATAACCCCAGCTTGATTATGATCAGTGTTCTGGCACCACTGGCGATTTTTATGACGGCCATGGTGTATATGGCGTTTATTAAACTGCTGAGACTGCCATTTTCACCAGGCTATGCCGCTTTTACCTTCCCAATGGTGATTGGTGCCACCGCACTGCTGAAGCTGGAAGGCAAGGTCACTGGCGTTTTTGCTGATCTCTTTTGTCAGCTGGGGCGTATTGAACTCTGGATAGCCACCGCTATTGTGACGTATGTCGCCATTCGCTATATCATCTTTTACCTGAAACCTCGCCCGAAAATGGCATAACCTGCACCGGGAAATGACTGGCTTGGTCGGTACAATCTTGCCAGTCTTTCGCTTCAGGATTGCTGTAATCCCCTCAAGTGCATTGGAAAATATAAACGATCGTTCTGGAATTTTTTTAGAGGCTAATAGTCTAAAGCATTCATCGCTCAAAATAATTAAATGTGTTTAATAGAGGGATTTATGGATGTAAACGCTACTGGAGCAGGTGCTGACGGACTTAATAAAAGCAGCCTCGCTGAAAAGAATGATGAAAATTCTGATTCACAAAAGAAAGCATTCAAAGGTTTTTCAAGAATGCTACGGGTTGGGGGTGCGTCCCTCACACCGGTAGAGAAGATGCAAAAGCTTGATGCTATTGTGCCAGATTGCAGTCATCAGACTGTGAGTCGGACTATTCCCGAGCGAAAAGTTTCCCACTGCATTACTTCTGATGATTGTCAGGGCGCAGATCAAGCCAGTGGCCTATTGGGTGAGACGTTTACCGCTAAGGAAGTGGCTGAACGTTTTCGAACGACCATTGTAGACCTCATACATTCACTGAGATATGAAAAAATCATAAGAGAATTTGGTGAAGATGATCACAGAGATGAATTAATAGAGATTTTTATCGATTTTGTTTTATATCAGGAAGGTCTGATCCATGACCGGTGTTTTACTGTTGAAGGCAGCCCCGATAAATACGTGGCGGGTAAAACCATGAGTCAGGGGCGGGTTGAAGAAATACAGTCTTTCCTGAAAGCTATTTTTACTGAACAGGCAGTAAAGGAATTGAAACGTTATGGACCTCAAATATATTATTGTTTTGGGTACATGCTGGCTGATTATCTTAATAAAAAAGAAAACAAACCGGATAATGTTATCCCAAAGTCTGTGATTTTATGCACTGAATTTACCTACGAGA contains these protein-coding regions:
- a CDS encoding TDT family transporter codes for the protein MNKSENPGRKTGLVSRLSRVPTPLGGLALGIASLGAAWSLVIPDQSLALKLTAAVIAAILVFKLMLKFILHPHLIREDLAHPVVSSVMPTCAMAVMVIAAALMPVSEIVARLLWSAAVLTHLVLLIGFVVHRVRDFDIEHMVPSWFVPPVGIIVAAVTSPGMGFEPLVQALFIFGVCCYFVKLPVMFYRLMFKNTIPDAALPTFAIMGAPASLSLAGYLTITDNPSLIMISVLAPLAIFMTAMVYMAFIKLLRLPFSPGYAAFTFPMVIGATALLKLEGKVTGVFADLFCQLGRIELWIATAIVTYVAIRYIIFYLKPRPKMA